Genomic DNA from Brassica rapa cultivar Chiifu-401-42 chromosome A04, CAAS_Brap_v3.01, whole genome shotgun sequence:
CTGCAACATCTCCGGTACGAAAACAATAAAACATAATGATAACCAGTTTGACTAAAAATGAGTAAAAATAGTTAGCATCTTAGGTTCCTCCGACACATATCCATATCATGTATGACCGAAACGGCGTCGCTCTAAGCGCACCCATTTCTTATGTGTAGCCTTAGATTTGAAACAAATCCAAGCAAGAGAGGTTGTCTTTGTTGGGTTATTTGTTTACAACGACGTGAAAGCCATTTCTCAACTATATATTCTACTGTCTTAGTTTCTAAGCATTCTAATCTCCACCCTACTTCACACAGCTTCTAAGACACttttttaacaatatatatgCGACTTTATTGAATCAATCTATTAACCAAATTCAAGAATTACAAAATTGAAAATCCATCTAACTATACGGAatagtttttctttcttctattatttttccttatatatatatatatattaacacaaTTTTTCCCTTTATATAtacaaagataaatatatagcCTGAACCGGCAGTTAGATTATTTGAGAACTTCTCCAAATATGgttcgttttttttcttcttgttatcGTTTCTTTGGTTTGATATGGTGTTATGCGAATTATCATTTACAACACTCACCGCCACATATAAAAAAGACTCCATAATTAAAGTGTGAAGTAGAGAAGCAGAAAATGTTTTATGTATACCCGAAGGAATAGAGATGTACGAACTCAAAATGGACAATTCGACCATATATCGTGGTCGTTTTAAATATTACTTGAGTTCAGACGTATACGTCTCACCATATTGTAACACAATCTCGATCTGAGTCTGTCTCTTTTCACAGATTGAACTTTCGTTATTGAGAACCATTTGAGTCTACATTATTGATAgatcatataaaataaagattaaGAGCTTTCTCATGCATATATAAGACAAAAAAATGCCTAGGATGTATATATCATAATTTGGTATGTATGTATCTATGTGGAATCTTTGATCcaatatattattgttttcaGATGAACAATAGTCAACTTTAATTAAGATCATTGGTCCACCATTTTGTCGCAAATATATAAACTAGCAAGTGTACTTACTCTGAAAAAGAAGCATTTAGACTAACTAGCAAGTGTACTTAATCCGAAGAAGAAGCACTTAGACTGCATATAAACTGTAACTGTCATGCATAATTTTGAAATCAATGTGAATATATGTCCTAATGGAACAACTAAATTGAAGAATTGAGCAGGTCAGGTTAACTAcgtaatatatattacaaaatcATGCATACAATACAATTAATATGTACTTAAATAAGTACAAGATTAACATACCCGGTAAAATAATTGCACATAAAACACATGGTAAATAAGTTTGACCAGTTGATTTGTTATggaaataattaaaagaaaactaaTTTTCTTGGATTTGGTCAGAGAGATTAGTTGTATTAAGAATGGGAATCTTAACTACAAAGAATTGTGGATTTTGGGTCGACCTACCACCTAAAACGACGTCGCCTCCTTATCTGGCTTCCAATCtctttctcctctctctctctcttataagCTTGCGTTGGCCAGTCGCTCATCTCAAATACAAAGACACGAATATTAAAcacacagaagaagaagaagaaggacgaGAAAGAGCGAGAGGAGAGATGAAGTCTcatatggtttggtttttgtttcttgCATCCTTCTTGTCTGTGTTTCCAGCTCCATCGGAGAGCATGGTTCGCCATTACAAGTTTAACGTGAGTCTATATATATCCACATGTATATTTTGTATTCGTCTATACATGCAACTTCCATGCCTTATCTTATGCTGCATATCAAATAGTCGCAACAGATCCACATATGAACATTCATGATCGACACTTATTCTTAGACGCATTTGAAATTTCGCGCAGGCTTGtgtagattaaaaaaatttaactaaaGGGTTTGTAGTGAAATATGTGGCTTTACATTGGAGCGTTTGTACTACATGTAGGATATTATTAcctaaaattttctaaatatgttttatttattataattaagtaCTTTTCATATGTATATTATGAGCTTTTACTGACACATATTACTCAGATTTATGTACATGCGGTGATTTCCCCCTTTAAACATGACAATCATTGTATGTAATTCGATATATAATGTTTTGACGTAAATATGAATGAAGTGAAGCAtgttttgagtttttggttaCAACTTACAATTAGATAATGATTGTGATTTAATTGGTCTGCCTTCTGTCttacttttttttccttttgcttaataactttgtaataatattattttttattatatatgtgtcTGAAAATCACACAGGTTGTGATGAAGAACATTACTAGACTATGCTCAAGCAAGCCAACCGTGACCGTGAACGGTAGATATCCAGGTCCTACAATCTACGCACGAGAAGACGACACGTTGCTCATCAAAGTCGTTAATCACGTCAAATACAACGTTTCGATCCACTGGTAAGCTCCTACTTAATCTTCAACTGAATCATCACCAAAGTTCATTATCTAATTGAATGGTGACTGTGGACGACCGAGAACAGGCACGGTGTGAGACAAGTGAGAACAGGATGGGCCGATGGGCCTGCTTACATAACCCAGTGCCCGATCCAGCCAGGTCAAGTCTACACATACAACTACACCTTGACCGGCCAACGCGGAACCCTCTGGTGGCATGCTCACATCCTCTGGCTCAGAGCCACTGTTTACGGCGCAATTGTTATCCTCCCCAAACGTGGTGTTCCCTATCCGTTCCCCAAACCCGACCACGAGAAAGTCATAGTTCTAGGTATTGTTTTGAGCCATGTATAACAAGAATGTTCAGGTCCATCTTATTTTTAACTCTCGTTACTTTCAACCCACCATACATTTTGAACCTGGCGATGAAACTAAATTTGAGTCGTCGAcctattaaactatttattagGAATCACACATTcgaaatatataagataacttaaaaattttatatggaTTTAATCTATTCATTACCAAGTGGTTTTGAGTTGAAATTCTATGTAACTTAACATTATTAACATTAGTTGCTATTGGTTCATTACATTGGATATATGTAAATTTGGCATGACTAAAAGTCCATCATAATTGCAGGTGAATGGTGGAAATCGGATACGGAAAACGTCATTAACGAGGCACTTAAGTCTGGATTAGCCCCTAATGTCTCCGACGCTCACATGATCAACGGACGCCCTGGCCTTGCTAAAAATTGTCCATCTGATCAGGGtaaaatctttattttatttatatgatcaCTGGCATTATAACTACAAATTTACTGATTATTAAAGTCTCTTTATAATGTACACCGGAAGGCTACAAATTGTCAGTCAAAAATGGCAAAACCTATTTGCTACGAGTAGTCAATGCTGCACTTAATGAAGAACTATTTTTCAAAGTCGCTGGCCACCTTTTCACGGTGGTTGAAGTCGACGCCGTCTACGTCAAACCGTTCAAGATCGACACCATCGTTATAGCCCCCGGTCAAACCACCAACGTCCTCCTAACCGCCTCAAAATCAACCGGCAAATACCTTGTAACCGCTTCTCCCTTCATGGACTCCCCAATCGCGGTAGACAATGTAACCGCCACCGCGACTGTCCATTACTCCGGAACACTATCCTCCTCACCGACAATCCTCACTCTCCCTCCGCCGCAAAACGCTACGTCCGTCGCCACTAACTTTACAAACTCTCTTCGTAGTCTCAACTCCAAGAAGTACCCTGCCCTAGTCCCGACCACCATCGACCACCACCTCTTCTTCACTGTTGGCCTCGGGCTAAACCCGTGTCCTACTTGTAAGGCTGGAAACGGTAGCCGTGTCGTGGCCAGTATCAACAATGTAACATTCGTTATGCCTAAAATCGCGTTGCTTCCGGCTCATTACTTTAACATTAGTGGAGTTTTTACACCGGATTTTCCAAAGATCCCACCGCACGTTTTCAACTACAGCGGAGGATCACTCACGAACATGGCCACGGAAACCGGCACAAGGCTTTACAAGCTACCATACAATGCAACGGTGCAGCTGGTTCTCCAAGATACCGGCGTCATAGCGCCGGAGAACCATCCGATTCATCTTCACGGCTATAACTTCTTTGAAGTTGGTCGGGGATTAGGTAACTTCAACCCCAAGAAAGATCCAAACAACTTCTATTTGGTCGATCCGGTTGAAAGGAACACAATCGGAGTACCATCTGGTGGATGGGTCGTCATCAGATTTAGAGCGGATAATCCCGGTACGCTCACaaaattactttaaaaataaGTTATAACATGATAGTAGTCTAGTGGTTAAATTATGTAGATTTAGGTAATATATCAATATCTTCTAGACTCATCTTCTATGTCCTTTGTGAAATTCACATAGCTGTTGCACAAGTTATAGTTCGTAGTTTGTAACTAGATCATAGGCAAATAAGTCAAATACTATTatcattattataaaattgatgatATTTTGTAACGTGTACGTAGGGGTTTGGTTTATGCATTGTCACTTGGAGGTACACACGACGTGGGGATTAAAGATGGCTTTCTTGGTGGAGAACGGCAAAGGACCCAATCAGTCGATTTTGCCACCGCCTAAGGATTTTCCCAAGTGTTAGGGTCATTCAACTAAACAAGACCACGTCCAAGAAGACCAGTGAGTACTGGTGAAAAATTCATTGTGGATTTTgttaaaagttaatatttttttagcaaAGCAAAGGTTCGATTTTTTTCTCAAGCAAAGTTTGAATAAAAGAGGAAAAAAGAGCAatgtattataataatatttttatcattataTCAAATTACATTTACATTTTGTTATTGTCTTCAACACAACGTACTCTTGTATAGCCCATgcgttttatttattattttggtcCAACAGCTTAacttttttaaacaaaatttatatggATGGTATATGAACCAACTAACAACGTATATTATTGAACTTTCAGTTTTTATTTCGTCCATATATCAACCGGccctaaaacaaaaacaaaaaatgtagcAACAATTATGAAATTTACTGCGTAAGATGTTTTGGGTTCTTCATTTATATGATCTATAGTAGTAAAAACCAAATCGGTAGtcacaaaaagaaaatcaataGGGTTAAATATCATTTCAATGAAAGTATTGCATATATACGGGTAATGACAAGAAGATGATTGTAGGCTTTGTACCTAAACCATAAGGAAAGGTATTGAAACACCAAAATATAGCAAAAAAGTCTGAGATCTGTGGTAGAGATAGAAAGTGAATATAATTCTAATGTACATCTACTTGCCTGCGATTCTCAGTATATCTaagacaaaataaattatttgaatcaaagttcaaaaaaaaaaaaatatttgggtgAAAAGTGTCCTCATTCGGAAATAAGAGATTCTTTCCCTTTGGGGAAACTCTACGATATTAATACTCATAACAAAAACCAGTCATTGTCTGGCACTACTccaagttttttaaaataaacaacgTAATACGTACAATATTTtactgaatgtttttttttgacaaattgatatttagaaaataataatcgTGTTTTGGGTGTGAGTGGTGGACAAACAACTCTGACATTTTACCTAAACAATTCTGATGTTTAAAAAACTTAAGATGTGGAGGGCATCAAATTATTATTCAATTTCatgaattttgatttaaaaccTCTGGCGCTTCTTATTTAATTCGAAGTATAGTGAAGGGCTCTTTGCTACAAAACGTTGTCCAATAAATTAGTTTTGCAGGGAATggtaaaacttttttttctacTAAAATCGAATGGTAAAACAGACAAAAACATTTCATGAATCTGAATCTAAAATctccatatttttaaaagtttgaaGACTAAGTTTGTGCACGGAGTTGTGGGATTTTTTTCCCTTTCTATTAATCTGTTTATATGTACATATAAACTatcagtaaatatattttattgacCTAAATATGGTTCTATATAGGAAAATGATATTGAATTTGCATGGACCCTTTTTATCGTAGACGTTCGAAACTTTAAATTCATAACTCGAAATCATTAttggaaaattttaatttaaaaaatagtatcttgtttagagtttaggttctGTTtagctttaaaatattttccgGAGCCATGTTTGGTAAATAACTTTAAAACATTAGTTTAGGACatcattttttacaaaattacatatcaggttatttattaaaaatttattttgtattctctattaataattttttaatcaaaatcactattaatatcttttgatattttttttaatctttgtgaaacaa
This window encodes:
- the LOC103865649 gene encoding laccase-4, with the protein product MGILTTKNCGFWVDLPPKTTSPPYLASNLFLLSLSLISLRWPVAHLKYKDTNIKHTEEEEEGRERARGEMKSHMVWFLFLASFLSVFPAPSESMVRHYKFNVVMKNITRLCSSKPTVTVNGRYPGPTIYAREDDTLLIKVVNHVKYNVSIHWHGVRQVRTGWADGPAYITQCPIQPGQVYTYNYTLTGQRGTLWWHAHILWLRATVYGAIVILPKRGVPYPFPKPDHEKVIVLGEWWKSDTENVINEALKSGLAPNVSDAHMINGRPGLAKNCPSDQGYKLSVKNGKTYLLRVVNAALNEELFFKVAGHLFTVVEVDAVYVKPFKIDTIVIAPGQTTNVLLTASKSTGKYLVTASPFMDSPIAVDNVTATATVHYSGTLSSSPTILTLPPPQNATSVATNFTNSLRSLNSKKYPALVPTTIDHHLFFTVGLGLNPCPTCKAGNGSRVVASINNVTFVMPKIALLPAHYFNISGVFTPDFPKIPPHVFNYSGGSLTNMATETGTRLYKLPYNATVQLVLQDTGVIAPENHPIHLHGYNFFEVGRGLGNFNPKKDPNNFYLVDPVERNTIGVPSGGWVVIRFRADNPGVWFMHCHLEVHTTWGLKMAFLVENGKGPNQSILPPPKDFPKC